A single window of Liolophura sinensis isolate JHLJ2023 chromosome 6, CUHK_Ljap_v2, whole genome shotgun sequence DNA harbors:
- the LOC135467225 gene encoding small proline-rich protein 2H-like, which translates to MHCIEEQPRMHCTDGQPPMHCTEEQPPMHCTDEQPPMHCTEEQPPMHCTDEQPPMHCTEEQPPMHCTEEQPPMHCTDEPPPMHCTEEQPPMHCTEEQPRMRCTEEQPPMHSTEEQPPMH; encoded by the coding sequence ATGCACTGCATAGAGGAACAACCACGCATGCACTGCACAGACGGACAACCACCCATGCACTGCACAGAGGAACAACCACCCATGCACTGCACAGACGAACAACCACCCATGCACTGCACAGAGGAACAACCACCCATGCACTGCACAGACGAACAACCACCCATGCACTGCACAGAGGAACAACCACCCATGCACTGCACAGAGGAACAACCACCCATGCACTGCACAGACGAACCACCACCCATGCACTGCACAGAGGAACAACCACCCATGCACTGCACAGAGGAACAACCACGCATGCGCTGCACAGAGGAACAACCACCCATGCACAGCACAGAGGAACAACCACCCATGCACTGA
- the LOC135468615 gene encoding sodium/hydrogen exchanger 9B2-like, translating into MSVKSLPISRPKSALDGRRDSCPTCQNLPATPKLGKKTPLDNDILINTINYARRRSGAEQWLKRSGVQRSNSSISHRFCFPCLAKYRKPVTDAPIQLKLRYMFSCPPHGKVAFWMTLGLQAVLLWGTLWAILGGDLLPGGNIFSIVVLAIVCTFLGLLLEFIRLPRLLGVLLGGILLRNIPGIYIVENIDRDWSFAIRKIAVVVVLIRAGIGSDPRALVQRKWMILRLTLFPAIVEAVAVALATHYLLDFPWLWSFIHGFVIAPMSAAAAIPFMLQFQSAGYGVTKGIPTTIKFGACFDNVLGISIFSVLLDIAFDHDQASLPYTILMKGPVQMIVGLAVGVVCGIILWYLPHKNSKRKVLYRTTFLFGLCLLGAFATGTASLSSAGPLGVICTALVARIKWRLQGWTGVNDPIPPIFAHIWKICQILLAGLVGCLLDVKDLDWEVVGIVVATIAMGMAFRLLTAYAVVQFTDLNVRERLFVMISWIPKATVQAAIGSLALDRAQSSNASPEVERRGEIILMSAVFAILLTAPLGAVLIANSGDKLLSKAEHHEHATEDELENAGYDNLVFNWDKFSRLKEPRGSCSTLVGSSPESATGSVPGDSPKVGHRSTSNSDTVSDTGIESLSTTNGSSGAEDNKPKAIFHILSETPPTSKKQTRLLLEEEMSTHL; encoded by the exons ATGTCCGTGAAAAGCTTACCAATATCAAGGCCTAAATCGGCCTTGGACGGACGGAGAGATTCGTGTCCAACTTGCCAGAATCTGCCCGCTACCCCCAAACTTGGAAAGAAAACTCCTTTGGACAATGACATACTGATTAACACCATCAACTACGCCCGAAGACGTTCTGGAGCCGAGCAGTGGCTAAAGAGATCTGGTGTTCAGAGATCAAACTCTAGTATCAGCCATCGTTTCTGCTTCCCGTGTCTGGCCAAGTACCGCAAGCCCGTCACAGATGCTCCGATACAGCTTAAACTTCGTTACATGTTCTCCTGCCCTCCCCACGGGAAAGTGGCCTTCTGGATGACCCTGGGTCTGCAGGCTGTCCTGCTCTGGGGCACTCTGTGGGCTATCCTGGGCGGAGACCTGCTCCCCGGGGGTAACATCTTTAGCATTGTTGTCCTGGCCATCGTCTGTACGTTCCTCGGCCTCCTCCTTGAGTTCATACGGTTACCTCGTTTGTTAG GCGTCTTACTGGGTGGGATCTTATTACGCAATATACCAGGAATTTACATCGTAGAAAACATTGACAGAGACTGGTCATTTGCCATCAG GAAGATCGCAGTGGTGGTAGTCCTCATCCGTGCCGGAATCGGCTCCGATCCCCGTGCTCTCGTTCAGCGGAAGTGGATGATCCTGCGGCTTACCCTGTTCCCTGCGATCGTGGAGGCCGTCGCCGTGGCGCTGGCAACGCACTATCTGTTGGACTTCCCCTGGCTTTGGTCTTTCATACACGG ATTTGTCATCGCTCCCATGTCCGCGGCTGCTGCAATTCCATTCATGCTGCAGTTCCAATCAGCGGGCTATGGCGTTACCAAGGGAATCCCCACAACTATCAAGTTTGGGGCCTGCTTCGACAATGTTCTGGGTATCAGCATATTTAGCGTCTTGTTGGACATAGCATTTGACCACGATCAAG CCAGCCTGCCGTACACGATCCTGATGAAGGGCCCGGTACAGATGATCGTGGGTCTGGCAGTGGGTGTCGTCTGTGGAATAATCCTCTGGTATTTACCTCACAAGAACAGT AAGAGGAAAGTGTTATACCGGACCACGTTTCTGTTCGGACTTTGCCTTTTGGGTGCCTTCGCCACGGGCACGGCTAGTCTGTCATCCGCGGGTCCGCTCGGTGTCATCTGTACAGCGCTGGTAGCCAGGATCAAATGGAGACTTCAGGGATGGACAGGTGTTAAC GATCCAATACCTCCAATATTTGCACACATCTGGAAGATTTGCCAGATTCTGTTGGCTGGATTGGTCGGTTGTCTGCTGGATGTCAAGGATTTGGACTGGGAGGTTGTTG GCATTGTCGTTGCCACCATCGCTATGGGAATGGCGTTTCGTCTTCTCACGGCATATGCAGTCGTACAGTTCACCGATCTGAACGTCCGTGAGAGGCTCTTCGTTATGATTTCCTGGATACCGAAAGCTACAGTTCAG GCAGCGATAGGCTCACTGGCATTGGACCGGGCCCAAAGCAGCAATGCATCACCAGAGGTGGAGCGACGTGGAGAAATT attttaatGTCGGCCGTGTTCGCCATTCTCCTAACAGCGCCACTGGGAGCCGTGCTCATCGCTAATTCAG GTGACAAGCTGCTAAGTAAAGCCGAACACCACGAGCACGCCACTGAGGATGAGTTGGAGAATGCAGGGTATGATAACCTGGTCTTCAACTGGGACAAATTCTCCAGACTCAAGGAACCTCGCGGAAGTTGTTCAACACTGGTTGGGAGTTCTCCCGAAAGTGCGACAGGAAGTGTTCCTGGGGACAGCCCTAAGGTGGGACACAGGTCTACAAGTAACAGTGACACAGTTTCTGACACAGGAATCGAGTCTTTGTCCACAACAAACGGCAGTTCTGGCGCCGAAGACAACAAACCCAAGgctatttttcatattttgtctgAAACGCCTCCTACGTCAAAAAAGCAGACGAGACTCCTTTTGGAGGAAGAAATGTCGACACATCTCTGA